The genomic window AGTCCGTCCAGCAGGAGTCTGTCCAGCAGGAGTCCGTCCAGCAGGAGTCCGGCCAGCAGGAGTCTGGCCAGCAGGAGTCCAGCCAGCAGGAGTCCGGCCAGCAGGAGTCCGGCCAGCAGGAGTCCGGCCACCAGGAGTCCGGCCAGCAGGAGTCCGTCCAGCAGGAGTCTGTCCAGCAGGAGTCTGTCCAGCAGGAGTCCGTCCAGCAGGAGTCCGGCCAGCAGGAGTCCGGCCAGCAGGAGTCCGGCCAGCAGGAGTCCGGCCACCAGGAGTCCGGCCAGCAGGAGTCCGGCCACCAGGAGTCCGGCCAGCAGGAGTCCGTCCAGCAGGAGTCCGTCCAGCAGGAGTCTGTCCAGCAGGAGTCCGTCCAGCAGGAGTCCGGCCAGCAGGAGTCTGGCCAGCAGGAGTCCAGCCAGCAGGAGTCCGGCCAGCAGGAGTCCGGCCAGCAGGAGTCCGGCCACCAGGAGTCCGGCCAGCAGGAGTCCGTCCAGCAGGAGTCTGTCCAGCAGGAGTCTGTCCAGCAGGAGTCCGTCCAGCAGGAGTCCGGCCAGCAGGAGTCCGGCCAGCAGGAGTCCGGCCAGCAGGAGTCCGGCCACCAGGAGTCCGGCCAGCAGGAGTCCGGCCAGCAGGAGTCCGGCCAGCAGGAGTCCGGCCAGCAGGAGTCCGTCCAGCAGGAATCTGTCCAGCAGGAGTCCGTCCAGCAGGAGTCCGGCCAGCAGGAGTCCGGCCAGCAGGAGTCCGGCCAGCAGGAGTCCGGCCAGCAGGAGTCCGGCCAGCAGGAGTCCGTCCAGCAGGAGTCTGTCCAGCAGGAGTCCGTCCAGCAGGAGTCCGTCCAGCAGGAGTCCGGCCAGCAGGAGTCCGGCCAGCAGGAGTCCGGCCAGCAGGAGTCCGGCCACCAGGAGTCCGGCCAGCAGGAGTCCGTCCAGCACTAGTCCGTCCAGCAGGAGTCTGTCCAGCAGGAGTCCGTCCAGCAGGAGTCCGGCCAGCAGGAGTCCGGCCAGCAGGAGTCCAGCCAGCAGGAGTCCGGCCACCAGGAGTCCGGCCAGCAGGAGTCCGGCCACCAGGAGTCCGGCCAGCAGGAGTCCGTCCAGCAGGAGTCTGTCCAGCAGGAGTCTGTCCAGCAGGAGTCCGTCCAGCAGGAGTCCGGCCAGCAGGAGTCCGGCCAACAGGAGTCCGGCCAGCAGGAGTCCAGCCAGCAGGAGTCCGGCCAGCAGGAGTCCGGCCAGCAGGAGTCCGGCCAGCAGGAGTTCGGCCAGCAGGAGTCCGTCTAGCAGGAGTCTGTCCAGCAGGAGTCTGTCCAGCAGGAGTCCGGCCAGCAGGAGTCCGGCCAGCAGGAGTCCGGCCAGCAGGAGTCCGTCCAGCAGGAGTCCGTCCAGCAGGAGTCTGTCCAGCAGGAGTCCATCCAGCAGGAGTCCGGCCAGCAGGAGTCCTGCCAGCAGGAGTCCGGCCAGCAGGAGTCCAGCCAGCAGGAGTCTGGCCAGCAGGAGTCCGGCCAGCAGGAGTCCGGCCAGCAGGAGTTCGGCCAGCAGGAGTCCGTCCAGCAGGAGTCTGTCCAGCAGGAGTCTGTCCAGCAGGAGTCCGGCCAGCAGGAGTCCGGCCAGCAGGAGTCCGGCCAGCAGGAGTCCGGCCAGCAGGAGTCCAGGCAGCAGGAGTCCAGCCAGCAGGAGTCCGGCCAGCAGGAGTCCGGCCAGCAGGAGTCTGGCCAGCAGGAGTCCGGCCGGCAGGAGTCCggccagcagtggtccagccagaaCCCAGCAGCCCGCAGCGGTCCGGCCGGCAGCGGCCCGGCCGGCAGCAGTCCGGCCGGCAGCGGTCCGGCGGCAGCGGCCCGGCCGGCAGTGGCCCggcctgcagcccccccccccccccccccccccccttctgtttacaaatcccttcagatccttgaacacctcgcctatcgcatccgtcaccCCTCCTCCAcatggatcctgtacgacctaattccattcccccaccacctccttttcctcgaatggatacggatcctctacacctcccgtaaactcgatcctgctcacccgcttgtctcacccatcctctcccatccccgtccactgccgcacctgtatttcatagtaacaaaataaaatttatacaaaTATGAACTAATTGTCAACATTTAGAATAGTTATTTAAATACCTTCTCGATTTGTAGTAGTAGCCATCTGCTGGTTACGATCAGTTGTAAATGAATGCACGAATCGTTCATTGCGAAGTGCTGCGCCCtggtttttaaacaaaaaattagaagGTCTTCACACGCAGACCATCCACCTGTAAACGGAGAAATACGCTTATTTAAGGAGGCCACAAGAGAAGCAGAATGGTTCCACTGAAAACGGGCCTTTGAAAAAGCcgtttgcaaaaaaagttgtgagtgTGCTGTTACGATCTGACACTGACTTCAGCATGAGATGTTGTCCTAATTAATAGTGACCCATTTCTAAAATAAGCTTTTCGATGAGGTCACCATCTAAATGGGCACAAAATGGTGTAAAAGTCGCCGCCTGTGAACAGAGATCGCCGGCGCCATAGTGCGCTGGATCGCTGTGGGCGCAGCCCCAGATCGCGGCCTGTTGACCAGGCTGTTTGCTGAGTGACAAGAGGGGGTGAGGGGCCGCGCGCCGTTATCGCGTGCGGCATCTGTTAATGGCGCTGCAATGGGCCCAGTGATTAGGCACAATGGTCAACACGCGGCGCGGGGCGCAGATAAACGCGACGAGTGCGCAGCGCCGCGGACTTCGGCGCCGACATCAGTTTTAATGGGCGGCGGCGTCGGTGGGTCGACATCGCCGGCTGTGTTCCGGGCCCGCCccggcgctccattctgctctgggCACCTGCTGACGCTGCGGCCTGCATCGTCAGTGGCACGCATACCTGTGGTGTGCTGCGGCTCCTATTGTTGGAAACGAAACCAGCCGGTAAATGTTCCAGCGCAGTGCCGAAGCCGGTACAGCGGGAGACTCGTGAACAACCAGAGCTACGTGCTCACTGCTCACGCCAGAGCCAAGGGCTAGCTGCGTGTAGTTTGTACTGTGACGTGATTTGCACTGGTGTGTTTATTTATATACGAGTATTTCTCTCTTTTCCTTTAATTAAATGTTTCTTATGTTAGAATTGAAGTACATGGTTCCAGATACCTTACCAAATGTCAAACAGCTATGCTGTATATAAGCGTACTGAACCGCCGAACAAAAATTTTTACCAAGGCTGGGATACGAACGTGGGTGAcgagctcactaggcagatgctctaaccACTACGTCACACTGGCACAGCGGCTTTGCACCATTGCACAGATTACCATAGCACGCCTCTCCTCTTCAACTCAAATTCCCATTTACTCAGCGCTTCAGTCTGCTTACATTTATCAAagatatttgagacttgaaaagatataaaatttcatttgtatCGCACCTGTGTCTGGCTTTCAGACAGGTTCCACAGTTCCATTACAGCTGGAGAGCTTATGCAAAGCTGTTCGAGTGTAGAGGGAAGTGGGTTGAGGCCTGAATTGGAATTTGGATTGAGTAGACAGCCGTGCAAGGATAGTCCATGGAGCTGTACAAAGCCAGTAtggcagggtggcgtagtggttaccacATATGCCTAGTGGGCAAGGGATCCACGTCCGAATCTCGGCAAATAAGTCTGCGTATATTGTTAGACGGTAGCCTGTTTCAGGTCTTTCTCCTCACATTTATTCTGTTTGCATAACTAATTTGCGTAAGAGTCTCTCTTGCTTTATTTACTTTCTGATTTAGTTTTATTTGTCGACTTTCCACCTGTATTGCACGTATTTTACACGAGTGGCAGGAGATAGCGTGCGACAACGTAGGTAACCCACCATTCTACCATTTCATTCGTCTACCAATTTTTTCCCATTAAATGCAGCTAGTCTTGACCAGGGAAACTCCGTTCCGCTGGGGCGAAAACTGGAGAAACTTTCGCACATGCCGGAATAGCTGCGGGCATTTAGAGTGTAGGGTCTTACACTGGTGGGTGGCGTGGAGAGTAGGACGACCCTTTGCAGGGAGTATCCTGCTGGCTAAGCTTCTGTGAACAGTAAGAGGTGGAAGAGAAGACTGGTGTCCTCAATAGCAGAACAAGAAACCACTGGTGGAACGGAGGCGAACTCTGCCTTGATAGTAACTTTGGGTGGAGCCCTCAGCTGTCCACTTGCCGTCATGCTGCCGTGTGTGGTCTCCAGGCACGTCTCCTAAAGCAAAATTCCAAACTTCGCCGTTCCCGTTGGGACGGTGTGCCAAGCCCAACAAAATTTCCGGAAATTCCGACAAGCAAGTCGGGCTGTGGGAACGAAGTGACACTCGTCTCCCGTTCCCATCTACAAGAATCTCACTGGTAGATACCTTTTAACTTTTTAGCGGGAGCTATGAAACGGATTTCCAGATCTCTTATAGGAAAAGCACTTAAACCCCTTCTGGAAGTGGCTGAAAAAGATTGCGTGGTGTACCTTTCCGAGGTCTGAAGGAAGGGTACCAAAAACTGACAG from Schistocerca nitens isolate TAMUIC-IGC-003100 chromosome 5, iqSchNite1.1, whole genome shotgun sequence includes these protein-coding regions:
- the LOC126260322 gene encoding basic proline-rich protein-like, with product MQYPGKESGQQESVQQESVQQESVQQESVQQESGQQESGQQESSQQESGQQESGQQESGHQESGQQESVQQESVQQESVQQESVQQESGQQESGQQESGQQESGHQESGQQESGHQESGQQESVQQESVQQESVQQESVQQESGQQESGQQESSQQESGQQESGQQESGHQESGQQESVQQESVQQESVQQESVQQESGQQESGQQESGQQESGHQESGVRPAGVRPAGICPAGVRPAGVRPAGVRPAGVRPAGVRPAGVRPAGVRPAGVCPAGVRPAGVRPAGVRPAGVRPAGVRPAGVRPPGVRPAGVRPALVRPAGVCPAGVRPAGVRPAGVRPAGVQPAGVRPPGVRPAGVRPPGVRPAGVRPAGVCPAGVCPAGVRPAGVRPAGVRPTGVRPAGVQPAGVRPAGVRPAGVRPAGVRPAGVLRPAGVRPAGVCPAGVHPAGVRPAGVLPAGVRPAGVQPAGVWPAGVRPAGVRPAGVRPAGVLRPAGVQAAGVQPAGVRPAGVRPAGVWPAGVRPAGVRPAVVQPEPSSPQRSGRQRPGRQQSGRQRSGGSGPAGSEIAGAIVRWIAVGAAPDRGLLTRLFAE